A genomic region of Lysinibacillus sp. 2017 contains the following coding sequences:
- a CDS encoding zinc ribbon domain-containing protein produces MISLNLFLEVKTKIDEFITYYLEKLVDVNKQLLFTPLCGECGNSMKHRKEDALKQGYFVCSANHKRIHIAVEEINNLVTKTVLNYVQSLSIPLVKNVIPKQVSAAQKKLQNALESTASKYLDASLKLCTSDGKAKSLISSYLEGIQVLKDKYNDLEKDLLFLQQLSGEVKDITQLLSQLNFDFTEQEIQRLIELFVANISVYKTHLHIDLFLSSFVKDFDAS; encoded by the coding sequence ATGATTTCGTTGAACCTTTTTCTTGAAGTAAAAACAAAAATTGATGAGTTTATAACTTATTATCTTGAAAAATTAGTAGATGTTAATAAGCAACTTTTGTTTACGCCACTTTGTGGTGAATGCGGAAATTCAATGAAGCATCGGAAAGAGGATGCATTAAAACAAGGTTATTTTGTTTGTAGTGCTAATCACAAACGGATTCATATTGCCGTTGAAGAAATTAATAATTTAGTAACAAAAACTGTTTTGAATTATGTACAATCGCTCTCGATTCCCCTTGTAAAAAACGTGATTCCAAAACAGGTTAGTGCAGCACAAAAAAAGTTACAAAATGCCTTAGAAAGTACAGCATCCAAATATTTGGATGCTTCTCTGAAACTTTGCACATCTGATGGAAAGGCAAAATCTCTTATCTCCTCCTATTTAGAAGGAATTCAAGTCCTCAAAGACAAATACAATGACTTAGAGAAGGATTTGCTATTTTTACAACAATTAAGTGGTGAAGTTAAGGACATAACACAGCTCTTGTCACAGCTAAATTTTGATTTTACTGAACAGGAAATTCAACGACTCATTGAATTATTTGTTGCTAATATTTCTGTTTATAAAACTCATCTTCATATTGATCTGTTCCTATCGTCGTTTGTAAAGGATTTTGATGCTTCATGA
- a CDS encoding recombinase family protein, which translates to MIIYQRVSSAAQSLELQDAAAKRYLESIGLNGEENFIINLNDHDVSATKLKMNHRPNLMQLIALIKEGKVKTVVVYKRDRLARNFYEFVDITKIFIKYNVEVIYTASNEPPFKNKLALEAFFGMFAQMEGQNISTRTADARKQYPSSIFGYKRIIDETSKRRYIINEEKKCLIESLFTDFSKVINEEQFVDFLMLRRKGLKDPDKIIKTLTNPFYAGHYETKNSYHYCLM; encoded by the coding sequence TTGATTATTTACCAACGTGTAAGTTCTGCTGCCCAAAGCCTTGAATTACAAGACGCTGCAGCTAAACGGTATCTTGAGTCAATCGGACTTAATGGTGAGGAAAATTTTATTATCAATCTAAATGATCATGATGTTTCAGCTACGAAACTTAAAATGAATCACAGACCCAACTTAATGCAACTAATTGCTTTAATTAAAGAAGGTAAAGTTAAAACAGTAGTTGTCTATAAACGGGACCGATTGGCAAGGAACTTTTATGAATTCGTCGATATAACAAAGATTTTTATTAAATATAATGTGGAAGTCATCTATACCGCTAGTAATGAACCTCCTTTTAAGAATAAACTTGCCCTTGAAGCGTTTTTTGGCATGTTCGCTCAAATGGAAGGTCAAAATATCAGTACACGTACTGCGGATGCACGTAAGCAATATCCATCAAGTATTTTTGGATATAAACGAATTATTGATGAGACAAGCAAACGACGTTACATTATTAATGAGGAAAAGAAATGTTTAATCGAATCATTATTTACAGATTTTAGTAAGGTTATTAATGAAGAACAGTTCGTTGATTTTTTAATGCTTCGAAGAAAAGGATTAAAGGATCCAGATAAAATTATTAAAACCTTAACTAACCCGTTTTATGCGGGGCATTACGAAACGAAAAATAGTTATCACTACTGCCTCATGTAG
- a CDS encoding arginase family protein: protein MKTTDKKYKVRYGNSEILLTNENCSLFWEMEEIPLVENIDKVEMNFFTSVNKAFFSYPLKKQGNVHLFGIPFSKGSNKSNSKVKNFASALRKSSLRLPIYLDEYNEQTSGIYDYLRDKYLMKNCLLVDHGDLTIVESSLEEANHQIFQALNYIEPQKSKFCVVGGDHSITYTLVRNLTKILSKRILIIQFDAHHDCGSDILKMDKEICHSNFVRFLLQEEMVAGIIQIGVRGLRSLGQHYNHPKLFQLNFSDLDKLHSIVSELLNKGEEIIGYVSFDVDVLEPKDFPLVDFPKIEGPKLKEVINMIQEIFAIVPSIKAVDIVEGQSGGEPEQYDSVLHILLYLLEGLTRKKEMKSNHDKK, encoded by the coding sequence ATGAAAACAACGGATAAAAAATATAAAGTGAGGTATGGTAATTCCGAAATTCTTTTGACCAATGAAAATTGTTCGCTATTTTGGGAAATGGAAGAAATTCCCCTTGTAGAAAATATAGATAAAGTAGAAATGAATTTCTTTACCTCCGTGAATAAAGCCTTTTTTTCCTACCCATTAAAGAAACAAGGGAATGTTCATTTATTCGGAATCCCCTTTAGTAAAGGGTCTAATAAAAGTAATTCAAAAGTCAAAAATTTTGCCTCTGCTTTAAGGAAATCGAGCCTACGACTTCCGATATATTTAGATGAATATAATGAACAAACATCAGGTATTTATGATTATTTAAGAGATAAATATTTGATGAAAAATTGTTTGTTAGTTGATCATGGTGATTTAACAATAGTTGAAAGTAGTTTAGAAGAAGCTAATCATCAAATATTTCAAGCGTTGAACTACATAGAACCTCAAAAATCAAAATTTTGTGTAGTAGGCGGAGATCATTCAATCACATATACTCTTGTAAGAAATCTAACAAAGATATTATCGAAAAGAATACTTATTATTCAATTTGATGCTCACCATGACTGTGGGTCGGATATTTTAAAAATGGATAAAGAGATTTGTCATAGTAATTTTGTTCGTTTTTTATTACAAGAGGAAATGGTTGCTGGAATCATTCAAATAGGAGTTAGAGGGCTGAGGTCATTGGGTCAGCATTATAATCATCCTAAACTTTTTCAACTGAATTTTTCTGATTTAGATAAACTTCATTCAATTGTATCTGAATTATTAAATAAAGGAGAAGAAATAATTGGGTATGTTTCATTCGATGTTGATGTATTAGAACCTAAAGATTTCCCCTTAGTAGATTTCCCTAAAATTGAAGGACCGAAGTTGAAAGAAGTTATCAACATGATACAGGAAATTTTTGCAATTGTACCCTCCATAAAAGCAGTGGATATAGTCGAAGGACAATCAGGAGGTGAGCCTGAACAATATGATTCAGTTCTTCACATTTTATTATATTTACTAGAAGGGTTAACTAGAAAAAAGGAGATGAAAAGTAACCATGATAAAAAGTGA
- a CDS encoding helix-turn-helix domain-containing protein, whose protein sequence is MKNLGNTFRKLRLHKGYNLSNTARDIISVSHLSKFERDETDITVSKLLLLLNRINISFKEFIYINNEFKVDHFEELIVNMRKSYLSGDLKFLNKLRKDEISKFELTNLLSYKLNSIMIEAITSDLTHNKIEQANLKTLIDYLWQVEIWGEYEIILYGNTLHILDIDAVIMLSSEVIKKSIYFKNMLSYKRDLFGIYFNTIRICLEHNKLKEAEAYLYELKNQNIPETFILEKIILNFYFGIFKMHTQYKQGLELAQESIYILHKVESLNHALNYEEYLQSYIKKLENE, encoded by the coding sequence ATGAAAAATTTAGGTAATACCTTCCGCAAGTTACGGTTACATAAGGGTTATAACCTTAGTAATACAGCAAGAGACATAATATCTGTTTCTCATTTATCTAAATTTGAAAGAGATGAAACTGACATAACTGTCTCTAAGTTATTGTTGTTACTTAATCGAATCAATATAAGTTTCAAAGAATTTATCTACATAAATAATGAATTTAAAGTAGACCACTTCGAGGAATTAATTGTAAACATGAGGAAATCCTATTTAAGTGGAGATTTAAAGTTTTTAAATAAGTTGAGAAAGGACGAAATTTCCAAATTTGAACTAACTAATTTATTATCATATAAATTAAACAGTATAATGATTGAAGCAATTACTTCGGACCTTACTCACAACAAAATTGAACAAGCCAATTTAAAAACACTTATTGATTATTTATGGCAGGTAGAAATCTGGGGAGAATATGAAATAATTCTTTACGGAAACACGTTACATATATTAGATATAGACGCTGTAATTATGCTATCCTCAGAAGTAATTAAAAAGAGTATTTATTTCAAAAACATGCTAAGTTACAAGCGTGATTTATTTGGTATCTATTTTAATACAATTAGAATATGTCTTGAGCATAATAAGTTAAAAGAAGCGGAAGCATACTTATATGAATTAAAAAATCAAAATATACCTGAAACATTTATCCTAGAAAAAATAATTCTAAATTTTTATTTTGGTATATTCAAAATGCACACCCAATATAAACAGGGTCTTGAACTTGCTCAAGAATCGATATACATATTACATAAGGTTGAATCCTTGAATCATGCTCTAAATTATGAAGAATATTTACAATCATATATAAAAAAGCTTGAAAACGAATAA
- a CDS encoding ABC-three component system protein, producing MEEVIKVDSYLVERIPITKNMDHAYLLEVGGLCPLCGKNLLAAKGNSKSKLYQIAHIYPNSPLPKETKELDGLERLGINCEDFKNKISLCKDCHGIYDDGKTKEEYLNLVKIKKKLLNIANARVAVSHQDLEDEIILVINALSHVNMRSLEKMKLEYNALKISNKIDESYVILKNKIESYVCTYFNFIKETFRNLEASGQLNFNIIASEIKTSFLKCEKELLNKGDIFNSMVNWMNSQLGNSSYEACEVVVSYFVQNCEVFNEITK from the coding sequence TTGGAGGAAGTTATAAAAGTAGATTCATATCTAGTTGAACGAATTCCTATAACAAAAAACATGGATCATGCATACTTATTAGAAGTAGGGGGACTTTGCCCTTTATGTGGGAAAAATTTATTAGCAGCCAAAGGAAATAGTAAAAGTAAACTCTACCAGATTGCTCACATCTATCCCAATAGTCCTCTACCAAAAGAAACAAAAGAACTTGATGGATTAGAACGTTTAGGTATCAATTGTGAGGATTTCAAAAATAAAATTTCCTTATGTAAAGATTGCCATGGCATTTATGATGATGGCAAAACGAAAGAAGAATACTTAAATTTAGTAAAGATTAAAAAGAAATTGTTGAATATAGCAAATGCTCGAGTAGCTGTTTCCCACCAAGATTTAGAAGACGAAATTATTTTAGTAATAAATGCCCTTTCCCACGTTAATATGCGGTCATTAGAGAAAATGAAATTAGAATACAATGCATTAAAAATTTCAAATAAAATTGATGAATCATATGTGATATTAAAAAATAAAATTGAATCATATGTTTGTACTTACTTTAATTTTATTAAAGAGACATTCCGTAACTTGGAAGCATCGGGACAACTTAATTTTAATATTATTGCATCTGAAATAAAAACTAGCTTTCTAAAGTGCGAGAAAGAATTATTAAATAAGGGGGACATATTTAATTCTATGGTTAACTGGATGAACTCACAGCTAGGTAATTCATCTTATGAAGCGTGTGAGGTAGTAGTGTCATATTTTGTTCAGAACTGTGAGGTATTCAATGAAATTACCAAATAA
- a CDS encoding recombinase family protein: MKRVWCLFRVSKKQQVSTDDDIPMQKNSCHEFVKNKPNWIITNELYEKGVSGWKKTVNERDEMAILKEGALNKDFDVLLVFMFDRLGRREDETPLMVNFLIQNDIEVWSVKEGQRKIESHIDKLLNYISFWQSDGESQKTSIRVKEAKKQLSEQGYFQGGSAPIGYKIVETDEPHWKNKDRLINEIVPDEDESEMIKLIYNLYVNKHMGYRKIVDYLNENGYRNRDGKVFVVSTIQRILSNSIYIGLKRYKNAVGGMQPFNEKLRIIPDELFSQAEQIRNKRISNIKEQDKSDIPRTGKLLFSGLAYCKYCGSKLTPNYLYRKSKYHNKDGYYKNTIYRYKCPLNKGKLHGDHQQNIWGGKKFDTLIINKIKVILSQFELRSFLDTSKNMKAELLKLKERNVHNLKKEYLDLTKQHEKLNLEIGKTLIGESSFTPEQLSRAINAVEEKIEVKLSQINSLNEELEKERENYSDVNYLANELENWEQKFNEADDDLKKAMLSRILDKVYLGKNEIEIELNIWLSDYFEGKFD, encoded by the coding sequence ATGAAACGAGTTTGGTGTCTTTTTCGAGTATCTAAGAAACAACAAGTAAGTACAGATGATGATATACCGATGCAAAAAAATTCTTGTCATGAATTCGTTAAAAACAAACCTAATTGGATAATAACAAATGAGTTATACGAAAAAGGAGTATCCGGTTGGAAAAAAACAGTAAATGAACGAGATGAAATGGCAATATTAAAAGAAGGCGCATTAAATAAAGACTTTGACGTATTATTGGTTTTCATGTTCGATCGTTTAGGTCGACGAGAAGATGAAACACCATTAATGGTAAACTTCTTAATTCAGAATGATATTGAGGTCTGGTCTGTAAAAGAGGGCCAAAGAAAAATTGAGTCTCATATTGATAAGCTTCTAAATTATATAAGTTTTTGGCAATCGGATGGTGAAAGTCAAAAAACTTCGATTAGGGTAAAAGAGGCAAAAAAGCAGCTAAGTGAACAAGGTTATTTTCAAGGTGGCTCGGCACCAATTGGTTACAAAATTGTCGAAACTGATGAACCGCATTGGAAAAATAAAGACCGACTAATTAATGAAATAGTGCCTGATGAAGATGAATCAGAAATGATTAAGTTAATTTATAACTTATATGTAAACAAACATATGGGTTATAGAAAAATTGTTGATTATTTAAATGAAAATGGATATCGAAATAGAGACGGGAAAGTTTTTGTTGTGAGTACCATACAGAGAATATTATCAAATTCAATTTACATTGGATTAAAGAGATATAAAAATGCTGTGGGTGGAATGCAGCCATTTAACGAAAAGTTAAGAATTATTCCAGATGAGTTATTTAGTCAAGCTGAACAAATAAGAAATAAGAGGATTAGTAATATTAAAGAACAAGACAAATCAGATATACCAAGAACAGGTAAATTGTTGTTTTCAGGTTTGGCATATTGCAAATATTGTGGTTCAAAGCTAACCCCTAATTATCTATATAGGAAGTCAAAATATCATAATAAAGACGGCTACTACAAAAACACCATTTACCGATATAAATGCCCTCTAAATAAAGGTAAATTACATGGTGATCATCAACAAAATATCTGGGGTGGAAAAAAATTCGATACACTAATTATTAATAAGATAAAAGTTATCTTATCACAATTTGAATTGAGATCCTTTCTTGATACAAGTAAAAATATGAAAGCTGAATTGCTAAAGCTAAAGGAACGGAATGTCCATAATTTAAAAAAAGAGTATTTAGATTTAACAAAGCAACATGAAAAATTAAACCTTGAAATCGGGAAAACTTTAATTGGTGAGAGTTCTTTTACTCCTGAACAGTTATCTAGAGCCATTAATGCAGTAGAAGAAAAAATAGAAGTAAAGTTATCACAAATAAATTCTTTGAATGAAGAATTAGAAAAAGAGAGAGAGAACTATTCGGATGTAAATTATCTAGCAAATGAATTAGAAAATTGGGAGCAAAAGTTCAATGAAGCAGACGATGATCTAAAAAAAGCAATGCTCTCAAGAATACTTGATAAGGTGTATTTAGGGAAAAATGAAATAGAAATTGAACTGAATATATGGTTATCCGATTACTTTGAAGGGAAATTTGATTAG
- a CDS encoding IS110 family transposase, producing the protein MNFNMNEKINQVTENTLVIGIDIAKKKHFACAVDERGRVLQKSFPFMQTRDGFEWLFERLIALREMHQKSEVLVGFEPTGHYWMNLAAFLTQYGIPFVMVNPMHVNRTKELDDNLQTKNDQKDALVIARLMRDGRFSYPRILEGIEAELRNGATLRSKMQEDLNAIQNRIIRWIDRFFPEFPQVFKDFGKMAYAALEMTPFPSDIQGKSPEELLFLYRQVDGMKSPQLPKAKQLVAIAEQSIGLTEGMKMARFEIATLLRQRKLIQTDLDNVTAQLEELAKQMTDYGYLASVPGIGDATIVELLSEIGSLTQYEHPRQLIKLAGLTLRENSSGQHKGQKRISKRGRRKLRAVLFRVMMPLIRHNRAFKALHQYYTTRLHNPLRKKQSIVVLCGKLLKILHALCHKKMMFNEDAMIKDLYCLQDAA; encoded by the coding sequence ATGAATTTTAATATGAATGAAAAAATTAATCAAGTTACTGAAAATACCTTAGTTATCGGAATCGACATCGCCAAGAAGAAACACTTTGCTTGTGCAGTTGATGAACGAGGACGTGTACTCCAAAAATCATTTCCCTTTATGCAAACGCGTGATGGATTTGAATGGCTATTTGAACGTTTAATTGCGTTACGTGAAATGCATCAAAAATCCGAAGTCCTCGTTGGTTTCGAGCCAACAGGTCATTACTGGATGAACCTTGCGGCGTTCCTAACACAATACGGCATTCCATTTGTGATGGTCAATCCAATGCACGTGAATCGTACAAAAGAATTGGATGATAACCTGCAAACGAAAAATGACCAAAAAGATGCACTTGTCATTGCCCGACTTATGCGTGATGGTCGATTTAGTTACCCACGTATTCTAGAAGGTATTGAAGCAGAACTTCGGAACGGCGCTACATTACGTTCTAAAATGCAAGAAGATTTAAATGCGATTCAAAACCGAATCATTCGTTGGATAGATCGCTTTTTCCCTGAGTTCCCCCAAGTATTTAAGGACTTTGGTAAAATGGCTTACGCAGCTTTAGAAATGACTCCATTTCCTTCGGATATTCAAGGGAAATCGCCAGAAGAGTTACTGTTTCTTTACCGCCAGGTGGATGGCATGAAATCACCACAGCTACCAAAGGCAAAACAATTAGTCGCTATTGCAGAACAATCAATTGGGTTAACAGAAGGCATGAAAATGGCGCGTTTTGAAATCGCCACACTTCTTCGTCAACGTAAGTTAATTCAAACGGATTTAGATAATGTAACTGCGCAGTTAGAGGAACTAGCGAAACAAATGACGGACTACGGCTATTTAGCATCGGTTCCAGGAATCGGAGACGCAACTATTGTAGAGCTGCTTTCAGAAATCGGTTCTCTAACGCAATATGAGCATCCACGCCAACTTATTAAACTAGCGGGACTTACATTACGTGAAAACTCTTCTGGACAGCACAAAGGTCAAAAACGTATCTCTAAACGAGGAAGAAGAAAGCTACGAGCCGTTCTATTCCGTGTCATGATGCCGTTAATTCGCCATAACCGAGCGTTTAAAGCGCTCCATCAGTATTACACAACCCGCCTACACAATCCGCTTCGTAAGAAGCAATCCATTGTCGTATTGTGCGGGAAGTTATTAAAGATATTACATGCTTTATGCCATAAAAAAATGATGTTTAATGAAGACGCCATGATAAAAGATCTGTACTGTCTCCAAGACGCAGCTTAA
- a CDS encoding recombinase family protein: MKFYSTQGDGEWNPNDPMVQAKLVFAAEESEIKSVRTFDAHITLLQLEKPKRPGARPPVGYDMEYGVLYPNEDAEIVELIYYLATWVHSQSIIAQFLNQCAITTKKMKYWNSSTIGYILSNHHTYSGNLTWNVRTSYEISKPKPDSDIELFKNVHSPIISTTVIHLVNQINDLKGRLGAMNTPFYLRSIIKCKSCNAYLMAKDQSPKGKPGAYRIYKCAECNSSVPIISVHETVLNDLLKKWSTQFDTISTTFRKQLKQWSTKLKKTKDSLKQQRELVFLNEKMLADDITNSSLLLEAFLTAKQHLEEEITYICETMEEIDLLLNDDFLIVTLKEMLNHSFNDFSDTELRVFFLLFLDEVQINFEKNNEIQISYRLSPFVSLENSTG, from the coding sequence GTGAAATTTTATAGTACGCAAGGTGATGGTGAATGGAATCCAAACGACCCAATGGTTCAGGCTAAACTTGTCTTTGCTGCAGAAGAATCAGAAATTAAGTCTGTCCGCACATTCGACGCTCACATAACTCTATTACAACTAGAAAAACCAAAACGTCCTGGGGCGCGTCCCCCAGTAGGTTATGATATGGAATATGGTGTTTTGTACCCAAATGAAGATGCTGAAATAGTAGAGTTAATCTATTATCTCGCTACTTGGGTACATTCACAGAGCATTATTGCTCAATTCTTAAACCAATGTGCTATTACAACTAAGAAAATGAAGTATTGGAATAGCAGTACAATCGGTTATATCCTTTCCAATCATCACACTTATTCCGGTAACCTAACATGGAATGTAAGAACAAGCTATGAAATTAGTAAACCAAAACCTGACAGCGATATTGAGTTATTTAAAAATGTTCATTCCCCAATTATCAGTACAACTGTTATTCATTTAGTGAATCAAATAAACGATTTAAAAGGCCGACTTGGAGCTATGAATACTCCATTTTATCTTCGTTCGATTATTAAATGTAAAAGTTGTAATGCTTATTTAATGGCTAAAGACCAATCGCCTAAAGGCAAACCTGGAGCATATAGAATCTACAAGTGCGCAGAATGTAATAGCAGTGTTCCAATAATATCCGTACATGAAACTGTTTTAAACGATCTACTGAAAAAGTGGAGTACCCAATTCGATACTATTAGTACTACATTTAGGAAGCAGCTTAAACAGTGGTCTACTAAACTTAAAAAGACTAAGGATAGTCTGAAGCAACAACGCGAATTAGTATTCCTTAACGAAAAAATGTTAGCAGATGATATAACAAATTCATCACTATTACTTGAAGCGTTCCTGACTGCAAAGCAACACCTGGAAGAAGAAATAACTTATATCTGTGAGACGATGGAAGAAATTGATTTACTTCTCAACGATGATTTTCTAATAGTCACTTTAAAGGAAATGTTAAATCATAGTTTTAATGATTTTTCAGATACAGAACTAAGGGTTTTCTTCTTATTATTTTTAGATGAAGTACAAATTAACTTTGAGAAAAATAATGAAATCCAAATTAGTTATCGTCTCTCCCCATTTGTTTCGTTAGAAAATTCAACTGGTTAG
- a CDS encoding MFS transporter: MFKNHNFVLLFFSRFFSVFADAMLFIILLSMLGNFGVGSMGLSFFFVFSTIPAIIFSLPAGAIVERKYLQKVMSVTDIIRFVLIVCLALINTIHLTPTIIYIFIFAIILCNVFYVPANSSLLPKIVEKEYLANANSYIQITMLFAKIGSYSAGAWLIKSGLSYSSLLLIIGSFYIISMIMILAVKPYHKNLSNNEPETIIQEVKAGLAYIKLNKLYSKLFLIFGAAWLVGSSVDLYLISYLVEILERPHEDLYIITTYSLIGIGLGSLISPYLYKRINPKIGLYASSLFFGIIIALFSLKLPLAVLLIGLVIGGFAQGLFLIFINTYLQSNVEEKYLSRIYSLYHFVYTGVSLPGYLLFGYFIDRIGVINTGYIIAAYLILIAVVTMFYLPSLRDEKESVEERYS, translated from the coding sequence ATGTTTAAAAATCATAATTTTGTTTTACTGTTTTTTTCTCGTTTTTTTAGTGTATTTGCTGATGCTATGTTATTTATAATTCTATTATCTATGTTAGGTAATTTTGGTGTTGGCTCTATGGGACTTTCATTTTTCTTTGTATTTTCTACAATTCCAGCAATTATATTTTCTTTGCCAGCAGGGGCAATTGTTGAAAGAAAATATCTTCAAAAGGTTATGAGTGTAACTGACATAATACGATTTGTTTTAATTGTATGTCTGGCATTAATTAACACTATTCATTTAACACCTACTATAATTTATATATTTATATTTGCAATCATCCTTTGTAATGTATTTTATGTCCCAGCCAATTCGTCTCTATTACCTAAAATTGTTGAGAAGGAATACTTAGCGAATGCAAATAGTTATATCCAAATCACAATGCTCTTTGCAAAAATAGGTTCTTATAGCGCGGGGGCATGGTTGATTAAAAGTGGATTGAGTTATTCTAGTTTGCTACTTATCATAGGCTCATTTTATATTATTTCAATGATCATGATCTTAGCAGTTAAGCCGTATCACAAGAATTTATCAAACAACGAGCCGGAAACTATAATACAAGAGGTAAAAGCTGGGTTGGCTTATATTAAATTAAATAAACTATATAGTAAGCTGTTTCTAATATTTGGTGCTGCATGGTTAGTTGGTTCATCAGTGGATCTTTATTTAATATCTTATTTAGTGGAAATATTGGAACGACCACATGAAGATTTATATATAATTACCACATATAGTTTGATTGGAATTGGTTTAGGATCTTTAATATCGCCTTACTTATACAAACGAATTAATCCTAAAATAGGACTTTATGCTTCAAGCCTATTTTTTGGTATTATTATCGCTTTATTCTCATTAAAGTTACCACTAGCGGTCTTATTAATAGGGTTAGTTATCGGTGGATTTGCACAAGGTTTATTTTTAATATTTATAAACACGTATTTACAAAGTAATGTAGAGGAAAAATATCTTTCCCGAATATACAGTTTATACCATTTCGTTTACACTGGAGTAAGCTTGCCGGGATATCTACTTTTCGGATACTTTATTGATCGAATCGGCGTAATTAATACAGGCTATATTATTGCAGCATATTTAATATTAATTGCTGTAGTAACGATGTTCTACTTACCTTCTTTACGAGATGAAAAGGAAAGCGTGGAAGAAAGGTATTCTTAA
- a CDS encoding ABC-three component system middle component 7 — translation MKLPNKLFSYKESTISKFPIILNELVEKEYITIYQLYLNVSSKFDGITEFLESIECLYVLGKIDYDFKLRRVIYAI, via the coding sequence ATGAAATTACCAAATAAATTATTTTCTTATAAAGAAAGTACTATAAGTAAATTTCCAATTATTTTAAATGAGTTGGTTGAAAAAGAATATATAACTATTTACCAGTTGTATTTAAATGTAAGCAGTAAATTTGATGGCATCACAGAATTTTTAGAATCAATAGAGTGTTTATACGTCCTCGGAAAAATTGACTACGATTTTAAATTAAGGAGAGTTATCTATGCTATTTGA